One Diospyros lotus cultivar Yz01 chromosome 1, ASM1463336v1, whole genome shotgun sequence genomic window carries:
- the LOC127803532 gene encoding protein BUNDLE SHEATH DEFECTIVE 2, chloroplastic-like: protein MATSSPCFSLLNSLTVIQKPGDNSRCSCGMNSSNQKPQRTVKCRPVKAKATKDDQGTVRKSVICSDCDGNGAVLCSQCKGSGVNHVDYFDGQFKAGESCWLCGGKKDMLCGNCNGAGFLGGFMNSFDT, encoded by the exons ATGGCAACTTCTTCTCCATGCTTCAGTCTTTTAAATTCTCTCACAGTCATCCAAAAGCCAGGCGACAACTCTCGCTGTTCCTGCGGCATGAACTCGAGCAATCAGAAGCCACAGAGGACAGTAAAGTGTCGCCCTGTAAAAGCTAAG GCAACAAAAGATGATCAAGGCACCGTACGCAAGAGTGTTATTTGCTCTGATTGCGATGGCAACG GTGCAGTTCTGTGCTCCCAGTGCAAAGGCAGTGGGGTGAATCATGTCGATTACTTTGATGGGCAATTTAAAGCCGGTGAATCATGTTGGCTTTGCGG CGGGAAAAAGGATATGCTGTGTGGAAACTGCAATGGGGCTGGCTTTCTCGGGGGCTTCATGAACAGCTTTGACACATA G
- the LOC127803523 gene encoding SPX domain-containing protein 1-like, translating into MKFWKILSYLIEQTLPEWQDKFLSYKDLKKQLRLIYPKEAEAGPSYRPSKRPRVEEGGGGDSPAAADGMAKEVSDFVMLLEDEIDKFNAFFVDKEEGYIIRLKVLKDCVANVEDLNEELMTIVREIVDFHGEMVLLLNYSALNYTGLVKIIKKYDKRSGALIRLPFIQKVLQQPFFKTDILNKLVKECGAMLDQFFSSKRLATCQAAETKEELDPEIEDKPQKVTDELAEIINIENMYLKQTLAALEVLNKIRSGSSTVSEFSLPPMHRNNREEA; encoded by the exons ATGAAGTTCTGGAAGATCCTGAGCTATCTGATCGAGCAGACATTGCCGGAATGGCAGGACAAGTTCCTGTCCTACAAGGATCTCAAGAAGCAGCTCAGGCTGATTTACCCCAAAGAAGCAGAGGCTGGCCCTAGCTACAGGCCCAGTAAACGGCCCAGAGTGGAGGAGGGCGGCGGCGGAGATAGTCCGGCGGCGGCCGATGGGATGGCAAAGGAGGTGTCGGATTTTGTGATGCTGTTGGAGGACGAGATTGACAAGTTCAATGCGTTCTTCGTTGATAAAGAGGAGGGGTACATCATTCGGTTGAAG GTGCTGAAAGATTGTGTAGCGAATGTTGAGGATTTAAATGAAGAGTTGATGACAATAGTGAGAGAAATTGTAGATTTTCATGGAGAGATGGTTCTGCTGTTGAATTACAGTGCCCTGAATTACACAG GACTAGTGAAGATCATAAAGAAATATGACAAGCGAAGTGGTGCTCTCATTCGTTTGCCTTTCATCCAGAAGGTTTTGCAACAGCCATTCTTTAAAACGGACATACTTAACAAGCTTGTGAAGGAGTGTGGAGCAATGCTTGATCAGTTTTTCTCCAGCAAGCGATTGGCCACATGTCAAGCAGCAGAAACCAAAGAAGAGCTTGATCCCGAAATTGAAGACAAGCCTCAGAAAGTTACAGATGAACTTGCAGAAATTATAAACATTGAAAATATGTACTTGAAGCAAACTTTAGCTGCTCTGGAGGTCTTGAACAAGATTCGAAGTGGAAGTTCTACTGTGAGCGAGTTTTCATTGCCTCCTATGCATCGCAACAACCGGGAGGAGGCATAG